A single genomic interval of Sphingopyxis sp. CCNWLW2 harbors:
- a CDS encoding putative O-glycosylation ligase, exosortase A system-associated, translated as MRDLAFVAFLFAFIGIGFRKSFLFVLCFCYIDIVAPQRLSYFLINSIPVSLIVFGLAIAGWLVADDKKDTRWSGRQTLLVMLLIYCWMTTIYADFPVEAADKWSWVWKALIWAIFLPLTLRTKLRIEALALMLLLSAAAIAIAGGIKTAAGGGGYGTLRLLLSENYGLYEGSTMSCVAISIIPLILWYRRHGTIFPPDWMVSAFCFALVFACALLPVGTQARTGLICLFVLALLSLRAVKHRLLYIAGAGLLAAAAIPFLPQSYTDRMETIRGYKSDQSASTRVAVWAWTWDYAKDNPMGGGFNAFLQNRVRVEKEASRPDETASVYEEESRAYHSSYFEMLGEQGYPGTAMWLLLHFAGLVQMERIRRRYLKTRRGEEQWIAPLATALQHGHIVYLVGSLFVAIAFQPFIYMMLALEIGLTTYCRRREREAGWRPLTPHSMVAA; from the coding sequence ATGCGTGACCTCGCGTTCGTCGCTTTCCTCTTTGCCTTCATCGGGATCGGCTTCAGGAAGTCGTTCCTGTTCGTGCTGTGCTTTTGTTATATCGACATCGTCGCGCCGCAGCGCCTCAGCTATTTCCTGATCAACTCGATCCCGGTTTCGCTGATCGTCTTCGGGCTCGCGATCGCCGGCTGGCTCGTGGCCGACGACAAGAAGGATACCCGCTGGTCGGGACGGCAGACCTTGCTCGTGATGCTGCTCATCTATTGCTGGATGACGACCATCTACGCCGATTTTCCAGTCGAGGCGGCGGACAAGTGGAGCTGGGTGTGGAAGGCGCTAATCTGGGCGATCTTCCTTCCGCTGACACTGCGAACGAAGCTGCGGATCGAGGCGCTGGCGCTGATGCTGCTGCTCTCGGCGGCGGCGATCGCGATCGCGGGCGGCATCAAGACCGCCGCGGGTGGCGGGGGTTATGGCACGCTTCGGTTGCTGCTGAGCGAAAATTACGGGCTTTACGAGGGCAGCACCATGTCGTGCGTCGCCATATCGATCATCCCGCTGATCCTGTGGTATCGCCGTCACGGGACGATCTTTCCGCCCGACTGGATGGTGTCGGCCTTCTGCTTCGCGCTGGTCTTCGCCTGTGCCTTGCTGCCTGTCGGCACCCAGGCGCGCACCGGGCTGATTTGCCTGTTCGTGCTCGCGCTGCTGTCGCTGCGCGCGGTCAAGCACCGCCTTCTCTACATCGCCGGCGCCGGGCTGCTCGCGGCCGCCGCTATCCCGTTCCTGCCGCAAAGCTACACCGACCGCATGGAAACGATCCGCGGCTACAAGTCGGACCAGTCGGCCTCGACGCGCGTCGCGGTGTGGGCGTGGACCTGGGACTATGCGAAGGACAATCCGATGGGCGGCGGCTTCAACGCCTTTCTTCAAAATCGCGTCCGCGTCGAAAAGGAAGCGAGCCGCCCCGACGAGACGGCGAGTGTGTATGAGGAAGAATCGCGCGCCTATCACTCCAGCTATTTCGAGATGCTGGGCGAGCAAGGCTATCCCGGAACCGCCATGTGGCTGCTCCTCCATTTTGCGGGGCTGGTGCAGATGGAGCGAATCCGGCGGCGCTACCTGAAAACGCGGCGCGGCGAAGAGCAATGGATCGCGCCCCTGGCGACCGCGCTGCAGCATGGCCACATCGTCTATCTGGTCGGGTCGCTGTTCGTCGCCATCGCCTTCCAGCCCTTCATATACATGATGCTGGCGCTCGAGATCGGGCTGACGACCTATTGCCGCCGGCGTGAGAGGGAAGCGGGGTGGCGACCATTGACCCCGCACTCGATGGTGGCCGCGTGA